A region of the Physeter macrocephalus isolate SW-GA unplaced genomic scaffold, ASM283717v5 random_977, whole genome shotgun sequence genome:
CATCTGCATTGGCGATATTCCTGGCAACCCAACCAGAAATCACAGTAACGGAGTAACAGAGATGTGAGCCCATGATTTACATCCAGGTGGAGCCGCCAGGGTCCCATTCAGCACCTTTCCTGGGTGGGCACAATCTAAGCCATGTCATCTTGTCTTCCTGATTAATGGCATCACTTCTGCAGCATTTGCACCAGCACCCTCCTGTACTGAAGAGGAACACACAGAGGAATTGGCCTGAGCAGGGGGACAGATGGTAGGGGCATCCTGCCATTCCTAAGTGCTAGGCATCCACAGAGGTAGGCAGGGGCAGGCACCCCAGTGCCTTTCTCCCTGAAGGGCCTGGGAGGGGTCAGGGTAGTGGTTTTCTCAGAATAACAGCCTTAACCTCACAGAGTGGTACTGACAGTCAAAGGAGATCATAGAAGTAAAGTCCAAGTACCATGCCTGGCCCTGGGCCGGACAGTGTTTTTACTCCCCCACTTCCAGCTCTGCCCAAGACCTCACTTCTGAAGTCCCACCCCCCAGGGCTAAGTACTGCTTCCTCTGAGATTCTCTAGTTGGTCTTCTTGTTTCAGGCCTTCGAGACCAGTGGCCCTGGATGGGACATTGTCTACCTTCAGACTCAGCCAGCCCGAGCACCTGGCCCTTACATCTGAGGTCTCCAGAGGctggtggttcttttttttttttttttttttttggccacactgcgcggcatgtgggatcttagttccccatggGGCTGGGGATGAACCTTCTGTAGGGAATGCCCCTCCCTTCTTTCAAAATGTACATACTATATGCTAGGCACGGTGGGGGACACAAAGTTAAGTCAGCCACTGGTGCTGCCAGGAAGCTCACAGACTGGCAACAGCTCCTGTTTACTAAGTGCTTTCTATGCATTAGGCATCATGCTCAGCATGTGACACAAATGGTCTCATTTAAGAGGAGAGGGGCACTACTGTTCCCATTTTATGGTTGAGGAAggtgaggcttggagaggttaaatgacatttctaaggtcacacagctactaagtagcTAGCTTATGTGCCCAGCATGCTGTCACCAGAGACCCCATTCTACCACGTCACACTGCCTTCTTCACATAGCAGCGAAGTACCAGGGAAGGTGGTGTGGGATGGGGACAGCGCCAGGAACAGAGAATGGAGGAGCTGCCCCTCTGCCAGGCTGGAGATGAAAGCTGGCTTGGCTCCAACTCTGGGGCCTTGAACCCCATAGGTCAGTGGTTTACAACCCAGGGTGATTTTGGCTCCCtccactgtcccctccccagaggaCCTCTGGCAAcgtctggaggcatttttggttgtcctAACAGTATCTATCCATACTCTAGTGGATAGAGACGAGGGACGCAGCTAAGCTTCCTACactgcacaggacagctcccacaaCAGAGAACTTTCCAGCCCAGAATATCAAGTGCTGGCGTTGAGAAACCCTGCCACTGGTCACTGAGGCAGACGAGAGACTGGGAAGAGCACTGGTCAAGGTGAACAAGGTCTAGACTCTGTCTTGGCTGCTGACTAATTCTTTTtatcccttctctgagcctcagggtccCAACAGGCACATACAGGGCACAGCAAAGGTGGACAGCTGGGGTGGGGCAAGTCTGTGTAGACTGGGGTGGAGGTAGGGGAAGGTCCTGCTGGAAGAAGCTGGATAATCCCAGGCTGTAACTTTAGACTGGGTAATGGGTGAGGGGATCGTCTTCCGCTACTTTTTGTTCCATGGGGCTTGCTGGGAAGGTCAGCTTTCTTTCTTCAGAATCCTCTCCGTTTGAGCTCTAGATCACAGGGAGAGCCTAGAATCGCTGACTTTCTTGGGTGGGCCTATCACACCCTGGCTGGGTACTCACACCGGAAGCCCAGTGCTGGATCCAGGGGCAGCCCTGGCTGAGCCTCTCCCGGGCCTGGCTCACCTGGGTGTGAGGTGCTGGGCCACTGAGGCTCATGCCCAGAGCTTTCTTTTGCAGGAGGATCCTGAGCAGATCATGACTCAGCTGCAGTCTCTGGTCCCTCAGGGAGATGTGGGGAGCTGTCCCCAATAGGGATGGGCTGGGGGCCTCCAGACTCTTCTTGCCCATGAAGTGACCTAGAAAGGAGGTGCCGAGGCACAAGGAAGTCAGGGAGCAAGGATCCTATCCCAGTGGGAAagctccccatctctcccactTTTCAGTTTTCATGGCAGGAAGACACACAACCCTCCTCCTCGTCGCCAGGAGCCACAAAGACCGCGGGTGGTGGCAAAGCTTGTACCTCAGCTTTTCCTGAGCAGGTAGATGGGGTGGAGGGCATGGCACAGCTGGAAGGAGGGTGGGATGCCCCAGGGCCAGGAAGAAACTCTGCCAGTTGTGCTGTCTGCTTAGAAGAGGGACGGGGAACGGCAGAGAAGGAAGTGGAGAACAAGAGGTGTCTGGAAGGTGGAGGTGCAAAGAGAAGACACACCAGAGGTTAGAAGATTCAGTAGAGTCTAGTCTAAGAGAAGGGGCACGGGCTGGCAGGTAGATTTAGgatccagccccagctctgctttAAACTGGCTGGGTGAGTGATTTAACCAAGTCACTGGGTCTGGGTCTCAAGTTCCCCATCTGTTAGATGAGTTCCAGGGTCCCCTCTAGCCTGGACACTAGTGTCCATGGCTGAGGAGAggccagagaaggaaaatggggtCAGAGCAGGGTGGGGGGGGCGCTTGCCCGTACCGTGAAGACTTACCGGTGGCCCAGAGATTGCCCCGCGGGTGCCCTCGGATCTTGCTGGCCCGGCTGCGGGGCTCCGGGAGATCCCAGCTAAACGGGGCGGCGCCGGCAGCGATCAGAGCGAAGAGCAGAAGGCCTCCGAGCAGCCGAGCGCTCCGCGCCCGCAGGGTCATGGCTGGGTGCCGGCTGCGCCTCTGTTCAGGTGCACTTAGCCGCGGCTCAGTTCCCTGACGCGCGCCTTCCCTCCTTTTAAACCCGCGCCCCTGGGGGCGGAGCCTGCCCCGAAGAGCCCGCCCCCGGCGCGCTCACTGCCGCTCCTGCCCCGCCCTCCTCCGACCCTCTTGTCCTCGCCAGCCCTTGGGCGGGGGTCTCGGTCAGGGGCCCCCTCCACAGCCCGCAAGGCCTCACTCCTAACCCCACGTGGGCACCACTTCCTCAGGGCGTTCGGGCCCAAGCCCGCCACCTTCAAGCTGGGGACCTGGGCAAAGCCGGCTCCCCTGGCCCTCCCTCACCGCTCCCAACGGCTTTCGGCCAACGAGCGGTTCCTTCACCTCTGAGCCTCTTTCTAAGGGTAGAAAAGAGGGCGAGGACGCCTCCTGTGTAACACAGGCATTACAGTGCCCAGCATAGTGCCAGGCACCAGAAGAGCTCCATAAAATGCCAGTCGGCCCTTCCCTCCTGGGGAATCTAACCGGGTTCACCCAGCTCTCTGCCTTCTCACAGCCGGCACTCACCAGGTGCTGTAGAAAtcacagcaggtgctcagggTAGGAGTGCAGAACGATGGATGGCCGAGCCCTCCcgtcccccaccctccccccacaaatGGGCGCCCAGCTTGGGAGAGACTGGCTTATCAGTTGGCCAGAAGGCAGATCTTTGGGTCAGGGGAGTGAAAAGCACGCTGGACCAAGAGTCCAtatacaagctgtgtgacctcactGACCCTCACCTTCTTCAATTGTAAAATGGCAATAACCACATTGCcctatttttaatagttttacattttttggcCCAATTATTTTGTGGCAGGAAGCAACAGTCCTATAGGACTCCCTCTCAAAGTCAGCACTCTCCTTCTCCAAAGGAGCTGTCCAGACTTGTCTTGGAAAGAAATTTTAGGTCAGTGGCAGCACTTAATGAATAGAAGACACTGTGTTCcagaataatacatttatttttgcttaaatgttTACTAAACACCAATGTTCAGAGCACTATGCCAGGCACAGGAAGGCAGGGACACAAAAGATTGTGCCCTGTTCCCACAGGAGTTTACCGTCTCATTAGAGAGGCAGAGTACAAAAGGAGTGAATGATGGAGGAGCAGGGTACTGACCAACCCCTGGGCCCTGGACTCTTCTCAGAAACACTGCACAGTGTGGCTGTGACCGAACCTACTCCCCAGTCTGGCTCAAAAACGGTACTTGCTATTATTACTCTTGCCGTATCTAGCTCAGCAAGGCCTGCTAGCTCTGTGGATCACCATCTTAAAAGGGGAAGCGTGTATGAGAAGCTGGTTGTCATGCTGAGCTCCCAGAAACCACGACACACAGGACAAGGACACTCCATTTCCGGCCCAGGCTTTTTTCCCAATCTCCTTGCTTCTCATCTCCCACCCTGGCATTTACACCTCTCTGTATTCTTGTCACTGCTTAGCCATGGTGTACAGATATAGCTCTCATCACCTTCCCATAATAATCATTCCCTTTTcaaccccctccctctcctctgcatCAATCACAGCACCCATCCTATCTTCTCTGGTCCTCGGTCATAGAAATTAGGAGGTGGTACTGAGTGCTGCCTCACTTAAATGCTTGAAGGAATCTTATTTGGTAGGTTTATCtctcattttatagctggaagcTGGCTCAGAGGTTGAGTCACTTGCCCAGATGTCACACTGGAATCAGACTTCTGGGCTGTTCAGATCACTCTGTCAGGCCCCCAGAGTCATCAGGGACAGATGCTGCTTTCCCTAAACCACACCCACTCCAGTTTTACCTTTCCATTTAAATATCAAGTTGGTTTAGATTTCTcaagggggagagggagcaggCACTGACTGAGTTTCACCTCTCTTCTGCAGGTGACCCTGGGACCTTCGTTCTGCTCTGACAGGTTCATTTATACTTAAGCAAGCCTCCTCTGACATAGCCTGCACTCGCAGCTCCAACCACAGCTGTGAAAATGACCCCAGATGCCCCTAGGATCATTTTATCTGTCAGCCTAGCACAGGAAAAAAGGGGCCTCCGAGGACCCTGGGGAAAGAAGCAGGGCAGCAGCTCCACAGCCAACTATCAAACACTGTCCCAGGAATGTGAAGCATCAGGCACTGCAGAGAGGCGGGCTTGCCCAAGACAGCACTTCCAAGTGGGATCCCTCATGGAGTGCTGGGCTGAGTTTAGAATGAGGATCTAAACTGCAGACTGCCTGTTCCCCAAGTCCTCTCTCCCACCAGGAAGAATGACAGTGAATCACATGCACGTGCATGGAGAAGCTCTTCAGAGCGcactctttttaataaatttatttatttatttatttattggctgcgttaggtcttcgttgctgtgcgcgggctttctctagttgcggcgagcgggggctactcttcattgcggtgcgcgggcttctcattgccgtggcttctctttgttgcggagcatgggctctaggcacgcaggctcagtagttgtagcttgcgggcttagttgctccgcggcatgtgtgatcttcccggaccagggctcgaacccgtgtcccctgcattggcaggcggattgttaaccactgtgccaccagcgaagtccccagAGCTCACTCTTGACCCTCTGAGGTTTCTACAACATTCAAGGACATTCACAGACGATGCAGAGAAGATTCAAAGGACAACCCAAAAGAGGATTAAGGGGTGAAAGATACACGGCAAATCCTCTTATAACCAACACCAACAAAACATTTAAACTGCaccatgtttttaattaaaaattgctcgaaataaaggacatatatattGTTTGCTATATTTCATTAAATTGGAATCAATTACAAATAATGTCTTTTCACAGCTGaatcttttttgttattgttttccaaAAGCACTTACATGCATGCTCCTTTGATCACCAACACTATTTTGATGTAGTCAAGACTAGTATTAtgcccatttaatagatgagttAACTCAAGTAAAAGCAAGTTAGCTGCAGACAAACTAAGCAAATGGAGAAAACCAGAGTGTAGacatcaaacacatgaaaggtacagaggacaaaagagaaaacaaaaagcagaaatttaaatTAGACATAAATGAGCCTAGAGAAAAAGGATGACAGACCTATTAGAGCTGCTCAGAATAGGATGGTGTAAAATCACTCTTCTGGCAAACCTCTGAGCACAGATCTCAACTGTATGGGTTgcggagagaaagagaaatatcctgGGGTATCTCAGGTCCTGCTCTTTAGTTTCAGAAAGGGGAAGGGGCTGTAGAATCAGAAGAGTGTAATCtttaagagaggaagaaaagaatcagGGATATTTGATGCAATTTTGCAAAGTCAGAGGGAACACATAGGAACTAGTTAGAATATAAGAACATTAACCATTGATAAGGAACTATTTCAGAAACTTAAAttgccaaaatacaaaaaaaaattttaaggcaatattcaaaagaaaagagaagatacaTCTAATGAGAAAGTGATGACGATGCCAACAGTGGCTAAGAAAGCTAAGCAGCTGCTGCTCAGCTAAATGGCACAGACGCTCAGGGAAGTTATGAAAACCTAAACAAGTGAGAAGCCCCAGGCCCAGCATTCATAAGATTATTTGGGTTTAACAGTCAGGTACTTCAGGGGGCATTTCAGTAACTGAAAGAAATAATCTTTAAACTCCAAAGAGGTTTAAATGCTTGGAAATCTGCCTGAGAATCTCCCTATTTCTAGGGAGATTTACTAATCTGAGCAAATCCATGAAAGAACAACCTAGGGCTTCTAAAGAAGAATACCCAAGGGCCTTGCAATTGTGGGGTTTATTCCAAATAAAAGAGTCTCATTAGATTTTATAAAGGTAGAAGAACTGGGTATGACACCCAGCATTGTGAGGTGATAAAAGCAAGACTTCTGGCTCTGCCATCCATGGACCAGAAGATCCTGAGCAAATCTCTTAACTTCTAGtttctctcttttgtaaaatagagTTATTCTGAggactaaaggagaaaaaataaaaatctgttataAATTCAAAAGCATTTAGCAGAGCACTGGAAAATTCTAAGTACTCAGTATTATTAGCTGGATCCTAGGAAAAGCAAAGCCTGCTTTAACTCTGAAGCccattacagggaaaaaagatTCCCTGGATAGCAGCTAAGACCATGGTGTTGACACAACAGTCAACAAAATTCCTTGGCAAAATGCCTATTACATTGTGACTTGTCTGATAAAAACTAAAATGCTGGCGTATCTACCTCAACTATTGACCAATTCCAAGAAACGTGTTCTATAGagcattctctcttttcttgcttaAGTAAGTTGTCAGGCTGACAACTCTGATCAAAGCTtcatgctagggcttccctggtggcgcagtggttgcgcgtccgcctgccgatgcaggggaaccgggttcgcgccccggtccgggaggatcccacatgcc
Encoded here:
- the NMB gene encoding neuromedin-B isoform X1, coding for MTLRARSARLLGGLLLFALIAAGAAPFSWDLPEPRSRASKIRGHPRGNLWATGHFMGKKSLEAPSPSLLGTAPHISLRDQRLQLSHDLLRILLQKKALGMSLSGPAPHTQEGAGANAAEVMPLIRKTR
- the NMB gene encoding neuromedin-B isoform X2 gives rise to the protein MTLRARSARLLGGLLLFALIAAGAAPFSWDLPEPRSRASKIRGHPRGNLWATGHFMGKKSLEAPSPSLLGTAPHISLRDQRLQLSHDLLRILLQKKALGMSLSGPAPHTQYRRVLVQMLQK